Proteins co-encoded in one Colletes latitarsis isolate SP2378_abdomen chromosome 13, iyColLati1, whole genome shotgun sequence genomic window:
- the LOC143349572 gene encoding uncharacterized protein LOC143349572, translating into MSNYSYYYVKTIADDADAARTYKFLKGNPTLFQPPEDTWFTYGRYNLLTRLLRGGLSGSGDIHHPANTVFKVRARSFLNHRCQIQHPSGYCQGCYPVLLSSPRLDAVNVYCTDLLFPNRYTFDQQFSTLQIL; encoded by the exons ATGTCGAATTACTCGTACTACTACGTTAAAACCATAGCCGACGATGCAGACGCCGCGAGAACGTACAAATTCTTAAAAGG GAATCCTACCCTGTTCCAACCTCCGGAGGACACATGGTTCACTTATGGTCGCTACAATCTTCTCACGCGGCTACTCAGAGGAGGACTTTCCGGCTCAGGCGACATCCATCATCCAGCGAACACTGTTTTCAAGGTCCGTGCTCGTTCCTTTCTTaaccatagatgccagattcagcacccg TCGGGCTACTGCCAAGGTTGTTACCCAGTTTTACTGTCTTCGCCACGTCTCGATGCTGTTAACGTCTATTGTACCGATTTATTATTCCCCAACAGATACACGTTCGATCAACAATTTTCAACGCTGCAAATACTATAA
- the Ppo gene encoding phenoloxidase subunit A3 isoform X1, translating to MSNNNSNILYLFDRPTEPVYVPRGDEKIGFDIPVDYLPDNYRYVATSIFNRFGEEATTKIQVKQITLPDLSVPMQLGRYAPFSIFIPFHRKLAGHLIDIFMGMRTFDDFLSVAVYCHDRLNANLFIYALSVAILHRPDTKDLPLPPLCEVFPDKYVDGVVFSRIREVANVVPTGSRIPIDIPRDYTASDLDPEHRVAYWREDVGINLHHWHWHLVYPSTVEDNLGIVNKDRRGELFYYMHQQIMARYNCERLCNKLGRVKRFIDWHEPIPEGYFPKLDSIVAGRTWPARSGGSVLKDIDRAAEKLRFDIQDLERWRDRIYASIHAASIVTPNGKTKPLTEKDGIDILGNIVEASSLSPNPNVYGDLHNLGHTAISYCHDPDARYLEWAGVMGDSATAMRDPIFYRWHAFVDGIFQEYKTTLPQYTNEQLDFPGIEIADIRLTSNSQRNVLNTFWNQSVVDLSRGLDFMPRGSVPIRFTHLNHGDFTYTIIVNNRNNSLRRGTVRIFIAPKEDERGLPFLYNQQRHLMIEMDKFTVSLNPGRNTIERKSMDSSVTLPYESTFRNLDINRPSGVNPLEQFNFCGCGWPQHMLVPRGSKEGFPMVLFVMISNYNNDVVEQDEPSSTCRDAVSYCGLKDRKYPDARPMGFPFDRRPRDKVETLAEFLTGNMAITELSIKFTDTVLPRSKRGSIGNIVAST from the exons ATGTCGAACAATAACTCGAACATTTTGTATCTTTTCGATAGGCCTACTGAGCCAGTTTACGTGCCCAGAGGAGACGAGAAAATTGGTTTCGATATACCGGTTGATTATTTG CCTGACAATTATCGTTATGTGGCGACATCAATATTCAACCGTTTCGGCGAGGAAGCTACTACAAAAATCCAAGTGAAACAAATTACTCTTCCGGATCTTAGTGTCCCCATGCAGCTGGGACGATATGCGCCATTTTCAATCTTTATTCCTTTTCATCGAAAATTAGCTGGTCACCTTATTGATATTTTCATGG GGATGAGGACATTCGATGACTTCTTGTCTGTTGCGGTTTATTGTCATGATCGTTTGAACGCGAATTTGTTCATTTATGCCCTTTCAGTAGCAATATTGCACCGTCCTGATACAAAAGATTTGCCACTACCACCATTGTGTGAAGTATTTCCAGACAAGTATGTAGACGGAGTAGTTTTTTCTAGGATCAGAGAGGTGGCTAATGTGGTTCCTACGGGTTCGAGG ATACCGATCGATATTCCACGAGATTATACTGCGTCAGACCTGGATCCAGAACATCGTGTCGCATACTGGAGGGAAGATGTTGGGATCAATCTCCATCATTGGCATTGGCACTTGGTCTATCCATCTACCGTTGAAGATAATTTGGGAATCGTTAACAAAGATCGCCGTGGAGAACTTTTCTACTACATGCACCAGCAAATTATGGCTAG ATACAACTGTGAACGTTTATGCAACAAACTTGGACGTGTTAAACGATTTATCGATTGGCACGAACCGATCCCTGAGGGTTACTTCCCAAAGTTAGATTCCATAGTTGCTGGCCgcacgtggccagctcgttcaggcGGCTCCGTTCTCAAAGACATCGATCGAGCAGCGGAGAAACTGCGTTTTGATATCCAGGATCTAGAACGATGGCGCGATCGTATCTACGCGTCGATTCATGCAGCGTCCATAGTCACTCCAAATGGTAAAACAAAGCCGTTAACTGAAAAAGATGGAATCGATATATTGGGAAATATAGTAGAGGCTAGCTCCCTGTCGCCTAATCCAAATGTTTACGGTGACCTTCATAACTTAGGCCATACTGCTATTTCTTATTGCCACGATCCGGACGCTCGTTATTTG GAATGGGCTGGCGTCATGGGTGATTCAGCAACTGCTATGAGAGATCCAATATTCTACAGATGGCACGCTTTCGTTGACGGTATTTTTCAAGAATATAAGACTACCTTGCCTCAATACACCAACGAACAG TTGGACTTTCCAGGTATCGAAATAGCAGACATTAGACTAACGTCTAATTCCCAACGCAATGTCTTGAATACTTTCTGGAATCAGAGTGTCGTAGACTTGTCTCGTGGACTTGACTTCATGCCACGTGGTTCAGTGCCTATTAGATTCACTCATTTGAACCATGGCGACTTTACATACACGATAATTGTTAACAATCGAAACAACTCGTTACGAAGAGGCACTGTCCGTATTTTCATTGCCCCTAAGGAAGATGAACGTGGACTACCTTTCCTGTATAATCAACAAAGGCACTTAATGATTGAAATGGACAAGTTCACTGTATCAC TTAATCCAGGGCGGAATACAATCGAGCGTAAATCAATGGATTCTTCGGTGACTTTACCTTATGAAAGTACATTTCGCAATTTGGATATAAACAGACCGTCTGGGGTTAATCCTCTAGAACAATTCAATTTTTGTGGATGTGGTTGGCCACAACACATGCTAGTACCTAGGGGAAGCAAAGAAGGCTTCCCAATGGTGCTCTTCGTTATGATATCAAACTACAATAATGACGTT GTTGAACAAGACGAACCATCGTCTACTTGTAGAGATGCCGTGAGTTACTGTGGATTGAAAGACAGGAAGTATCCTGATGCACGTCCCATGGGATTCCCATTCGACCGTCGACCCCGTGATAAAGTTGAAACTCTAGCCGAATTTCTCACTGGAAACATGGCAATCACAGAATTAAGCATCAAATTTACGGATACGGTTCTGCCTAGATCAAAACGTGGAAGCATTGGAAATATAGTCGCATCCACCTGA
- the Ppo gene encoding phenoloxidase subunit A3 isoform X2 gives MSNNNSNILYLFDRPTEPVYVPRGDEKIGFDIPVDYLPDNYRYVATSIFNRFGEEATTKIQVKQITLPDLSVPMQLGRYAPFSIFIPFHRKLAGHLIDIFMGMRTFDDFLSVAVYCHDRLNANLFIYALSVAILHRPDTKDLPLPPLCEVFPDKYVDGVVFSRIREVANVVPTGSRIPIDIPRDYTASDLDPEHRVAYWREDVGINLHHWHWHLVYPSTLDSIVAGRTWPARSGGSVLKDIDRAAEKLRFDIQDLERWRDRIYASIHAASIVTPNGKTKPLTEKDGIDILGNIVEASSLSPNPNVYGDLHNLGHTAISYCHDPDARYLEWAGVMGDSATAMRDPIFYRWHAFVDGIFQEYKTTLPQYTNEQLDFPGIEIADIRLTSNSQRNVLNTFWNQSVVDLSRGLDFMPRGSVPIRFTHLNHGDFTYTIIVNNRNNSLRRGTVRIFIAPKEDERGLPFLYNQQRHLMIEMDKFTVSLNPGRNTIERKSMDSSVTLPYESTFRNLDINRPSGVNPLEQFNFCGCGWPQHMLVPRGSKEGFPMVLFVMISNYNNDVVEQDEPSSTCRDAVSYCGLKDRKYPDARPMGFPFDRRPRDKVETLAEFLTGNMAITELSIKFTDTVLPRSKRGSIGNIVAST, from the exons ATGTCGAACAATAACTCGAACATTTTGTATCTTTTCGATAGGCCTACTGAGCCAGTTTACGTGCCCAGAGGAGACGAGAAAATTGGTTTCGATATACCGGTTGATTATTTG CCTGACAATTATCGTTATGTGGCGACATCAATATTCAACCGTTTCGGCGAGGAAGCTACTACAAAAATCCAAGTGAAACAAATTACTCTTCCGGATCTTAGTGTCCCCATGCAGCTGGGACGATATGCGCCATTTTCAATCTTTATTCCTTTTCATCGAAAATTAGCTGGTCACCTTATTGATATTTTCATGG GGATGAGGACATTCGATGACTTCTTGTCTGTTGCGGTTTATTGTCATGATCGTTTGAACGCGAATTTGTTCATTTATGCCCTTTCAGTAGCAATATTGCACCGTCCTGATACAAAAGATTTGCCACTACCACCATTGTGTGAAGTATTTCCAGACAAGTATGTAGACGGAGTAGTTTTTTCTAGGATCAGAGAGGTGGCTAATGTGGTTCCTACGGGTTCGAGG ATACCGATCGATATTCCACGAGATTATACTGCGTCAGACCTGGATCCAGAACATCGTGTCGCATACTGGAGGGAAGATGTTGGGATCAATCTCCATCATTGGCATTGGCACTTGGTCTATCCATCTACC TTAGATTCCATAGTTGCTGGCCgcacgtggccagctcgttcaggcGGCTCCGTTCTCAAAGACATCGATCGAGCAGCGGAGAAACTGCGTTTTGATATCCAGGATCTAGAACGATGGCGCGATCGTATCTACGCGTCGATTCATGCAGCGTCCATAGTCACTCCAAATGGTAAAACAAAGCCGTTAACTGAAAAAGATGGAATCGATATATTGGGAAATATAGTAGAGGCTAGCTCCCTGTCGCCTAATCCAAATGTTTACGGTGACCTTCATAACTTAGGCCATACTGCTATTTCTTATTGCCACGATCCGGACGCTCGTTATTTG GAATGGGCTGGCGTCATGGGTGATTCAGCAACTGCTATGAGAGATCCAATATTCTACAGATGGCACGCTTTCGTTGACGGTATTTTTCAAGAATATAAGACTACCTTGCCTCAATACACCAACGAACAG TTGGACTTTCCAGGTATCGAAATAGCAGACATTAGACTAACGTCTAATTCCCAACGCAATGTCTTGAATACTTTCTGGAATCAGAGTGTCGTAGACTTGTCTCGTGGACTTGACTTCATGCCACGTGGTTCAGTGCCTATTAGATTCACTCATTTGAACCATGGCGACTTTACATACACGATAATTGTTAACAATCGAAACAACTCGTTACGAAGAGGCACTGTCCGTATTTTCATTGCCCCTAAGGAAGATGAACGTGGACTACCTTTCCTGTATAATCAACAAAGGCACTTAATGATTGAAATGGACAAGTTCACTGTATCAC TTAATCCAGGGCGGAATACAATCGAGCGTAAATCAATGGATTCTTCGGTGACTTTACCTTATGAAAGTACATTTCGCAATTTGGATATAAACAGACCGTCTGGGGTTAATCCTCTAGAACAATTCAATTTTTGTGGATGTGGTTGGCCACAACACATGCTAGTACCTAGGGGAAGCAAAGAAGGCTTCCCAATGGTGCTCTTCGTTATGATATCAAACTACAATAATGACGTT GTTGAACAAGACGAACCATCGTCTACTTGTAGAGATGCCGTGAGTTACTGTGGATTGAAAGACAGGAAGTATCCTGATGCACGTCCCATGGGATTCCCATTCGACCGTCGACCCCGTGATAAAGTTGAAACTCTAGCCGAATTTCTCACTGGAAACATGGCAATCACAGAATTAAGCATCAAATTTACGGATACGGTTCTGCCTAGATCAAAACGTGGAAGCATTGGAAATATAGTCGCATCCACCTGA
- the Ppo gene encoding phenoloxidase subunit A3 isoform X3, whose protein sequence is MQLGRYAPFSIFIPFHRKLAGHLIDIFMGMRTFDDFLSVAVYCHDRLNANLFIYALSVAILHRPDTKDLPLPPLCEVFPDKYVDGVVFSRIREVANVVPTGSRIPIDIPRDYTASDLDPEHRVAYWREDVGINLHHWHWHLVYPSTVEDNLGIVNKDRRGELFYYMHQQIMARYNCERLCNKLGRVKRFIDWHEPIPEGYFPKLDSIVAGRTWPARSGGSVLKDIDRAAEKLRFDIQDLERWRDRIYASIHAASIVTPNGKTKPLTEKDGIDILGNIVEASSLSPNPNVYGDLHNLGHTAISYCHDPDARYLEWAGVMGDSATAMRDPIFYRWHAFVDGIFQEYKTTLPQYTNEQLDFPGIEIADIRLTSNSQRNVLNTFWNQSVVDLSRGLDFMPRGSVPIRFTHLNHGDFTYTIIVNNRNNSLRRGTVRIFIAPKEDERGLPFLYNQQRHLMIEMDKFTVSLNPGRNTIERKSMDSSVTLPYESTFRNLDINRPSGVNPLEQFNFCGCGWPQHMLVPRGSKEGFPMVLFVMISNYNNDVVEQDEPSSTCRDAVSYCGLKDRKYPDARPMGFPFDRRPRDKVETLAEFLTGNMAITELSIKFTDTVLPRSKRGSIGNIVAST, encoded by the exons ATGCAGCTGGGACGATATGCGCCATTTTCAATCTTTATTCCTTTTCATCGAAAATTAGCTGGTCACCTTATTGATATTTTCATGG GGATGAGGACATTCGATGACTTCTTGTCTGTTGCGGTTTATTGTCATGATCGTTTGAACGCGAATTTGTTCATTTATGCCCTTTCAGTAGCAATATTGCACCGTCCTGATACAAAAGATTTGCCACTACCACCATTGTGTGAAGTATTTCCAGACAAGTATGTAGACGGAGTAGTTTTTTCTAGGATCAGAGAGGTGGCTAATGTGGTTCCTACGGGTTCGAGG ATACCGATCGATATTCCACGAGATTATACTGCGTCAGACCTGGATCCAGAACATCGTGTCGCATACTGGAGGGAAGATGTTGGGATCAATCTCCATCATTGGCATTGGCACTTGGTCTATCCATCTACCGTTGAAGATAATTTGGGAATCGTTAACAAAGATCGCCGTGGAGAACTTTTCTACTACATGCACCAGCAAATTATGGCTAG ATACAACTGTGAACGTTTATGCAACAAACTTGGACGTGTTAAACGATTTATCGATTGGCACGAACCGATCCCTGAGGGTTACTTCCCAAAGTTAGATTCCATAGTTGCTGGCCgcacgtggccagctcgttcaggcGGCTCCGTTCTCAAAGACATCGATCGAGCAGCGGAGAAACTGCGTTTTGATATCCAGGATCTAGAACGATGGCGCGATCGTATCTACGCGTCGATTCATGCAGCGTCCATAGTCACTCCAAATGGTAAAACAAAGCCGTTAACTGAAAAAGATGGAATCGATATATTGGGAAATATAGTAGAGGCTAGCTCCCTGTCGCCTAATCCAAATGTTTACGGTGACCTTCATAACTTAGGCCATACTGCTATTTCTTATTGCCACGATCCGGACGCTCGTTATTTG GAATGGGCTGGCGTCATGGGTGATTCAGCAACTGCTATGAGAGATCCAATATTCTACAGATGGCACGCTTTCGTTGACGGTATTTTTCAAGAATATAAGACTACCTTGCCTCAATACACCAACGAACAG TTGGACTTTCCAGGTATCGAAATAGCAGACATTAGACTAACGTCTAATTCCCAACGCAATGTCTTGAATACTTTCTGGAATCAGAGTGTCGTAGACTTGTCTCGTGGACTTGACTTCATGCCACGTGGTTCAGTGCCTATTAGATTCACTCATTTGAACCATGGCGACTTTACATACACGATAATTGTTAACAATCGAAACAACTCGTTACGAAGAGGCACTGTCCGTATTTTCATTGCCCCTAAGGAAGATGAACGTGGACTACCTTTCCTGTATAATCAACAAAGGCACTTAATGATTGAAATGGACAAGTTCACTGTATCAC TTAATCCAGGGCGGAATACAATCGAGCGTAAATCAATGGATTCTTCGGTGACTTTACCTTATGAAAGTACATTTCGCAATTTGGATATAAACAGACCGTCTGGGGTTAATCCTCTAGAACAATTCAATTTTTGTGGATGTGGTTGGCCACAACACATGCTAGTACCTAGGGGAAGCAAAGAAGGCTTCCCAATGGTGCTCTTCGTTATGATATCAAACTACAATAATGACGTT GTTGAACAAGACGAACCATCGTCTACTTGTAGAGATGCCGTGAGTTACTGTGGATTGAAAGACAGGAAGTATCCTGATGCACGTCCCATGGGATTCCCATTCGACCGTCGACCCCGTGATAAAGTTGAAACTCTAGCCGAATTTCTCACTGGAAACATGGCAATCACAGAATTAAGCATCAAATTTACGGATACGGTTCTGCCTAGATCAAAACGTGGAAGCATTGGAAATATAGTCGCATCCACCTGA
- the Prosbeta3 gene encoding proteasome subunit beta type-3: protein MSILAYNGGAIIAMKGKNCVAIAADRRFGIQTQTISYDYQKIFEMGSHLYLSLPGLASDTQTVMERLRFRLNLYELKENRKIHPKTFASMVSNLLYERRFGPYFVEPIIAGLDPVTYEPFICNMDLIGCISMPGDFAVGGTCSEQLYGMCESLYEPDLEPDDLFETISQALVNACDRDAISGWGSIVHVIEKDKVTTRTVKTRMD from the exons atg AGTATTTTAGCATACAATGGTGGAGCTATTATAGCTATGAAAGGCAAGAATTGCGTGGCAATAGCTGCCGATAGAAGATTTGGTATACAGACCCAAACGATATCTTACGATTATCAAAAGATTTTTGAAATGGGATCGCACTTGTATCTCAGTCTTCCTGGCCTCGCCAGCGACACTCAAACAGTAATGGAGAGGTTACGGTTTCGATTGAATTTGTACGaactgaaagaaaacagaaagatTCATCCAAAGACATTCGCGTCGATGGTTTCAAATTTGTTATACGAAAGGAGATTTGGACCATATTTTGTGGAACCTATCATCGCTGGCTTAGATCCCGTTACTTACGAACCATTTATTTGTAACATGGACTTAATAGGATGCATAAGTATGCCGGGAGACTTTGCAGTCGGTGGAACATGTAGCGAACAACTCTATGGAATGTGCGAGTCGCTTTACGAACCAGATTTGGAACCAGACGATCTCTTCGAGACGATCAGTCAGGCTTTGGTAAACGCATGCGACAGAGATGCAATATCTGGTTGGGGAAGTATCGTTCACGTAAT AGAGAAAGACAAAGTAACAACGAGAACTGTTAAAACGCGAATGGATTAA
- the LOC143349448 gene encoding uncharacterized protein LOC143349448, with amino-acid sequence MRTIEGKVVALGSQGVGKTSMIIRYIKKAFNEHANPTIGASFFTCKLNLLNARVMLQVWDTAGQERFKSMAPMYYRNANAAMLVFDLTQYNTFAAMKGWVAELRRNVEETMVLAVIGNKSDLFNERQVNSEEGRVYATKIGASYHETSVREDEGIESVFSNIGMGLLRLSSTDRDATSIKVYESTNSNWNDINTQIPSLEESPQNLSIAHGIHEKTHTCC; translated from the exons ATGAGAACGATAGAGGGAAAAGTCGTGGCTTTGGGTTCCCAAG GCGTTGGAAAGACGAGTATGATCATACGTTACATCAAAAAGGCGTTCAACGAACATGCAAATCCCACGATTGGCGCGTCTTTCTTCACGTGCAAGCTCAACTTGCTAAACGCAAGAGTAATGCTACAG GTCTGGGACACTGCTGGACAGGAGAGGTTCAAATCGATGGCGCCTATGTACTACCGCAACGCCAATGCAGCTATGTTGGTGTTCGATTTGACCCAGTACAACACATTCGCAGCGATGAAAGGATGGGTGGCGGAACTTCGCAGAAACGTCGAAGAGACGATGGTGTTAGCGGTGATCGGTAATAagtcggatctgttcaacgagaggcAGGTCAACAGCGAGGAGGGCAGAGTTTACGCGACGAAGATTGGCGCAAGTTACCACGAGACATCGGTTCGCGAGGACGAGGGGATCGAAAGTGTGTTCTCAAACATTGGCATGGGTTTGCTCAGATTGTCTTCGACCGATCGCGACGCCACGTCCATTAAAGTGTACGAGTCAACGAACTCGAACTGGAACGACATCAATACTCAAATACCATCCCTCGAGGAGAGTCCTCAGAACCTCAGTATTGCTCATGGAATACACGAGAAAACGCACACGTGTTGCTAG